The following coding sequences are from one Gossypium raimondii isolate GPD5lz chromosome 4, ASM2569854v1, whole genome shotgun sequence window:
- the LOC105766589 gene encoding arginine-specific demethylase JMJ22 isoform X2, with the protein MLSCRRSLLSQTIKRKTKNKPKNKTKVKTHKKVSRTRDYIPKNMHLEDNEEEVGFNLKSSAPSRSHGVQPLGNLYFNPGAINSRNIGLGTLQILSDELVLEILGLLEGTQLGVLATVSKSFYVFTSHEPLWRNLVLDNLKGRFFYNRSWKVTYISTFHPSFDVSRSARSSGLRVRDFYSDYLFQSWLCANLEMKPEWLERDNIIRKRGISVDDFLTNFEEPNKPVLLEGCMDNWDALGKWDRDYLVNLCGDALFAVGPVKMRLDDYFSYADQVKEERPLYLFDPKFAEKIPTLGSEYDVPVYFREDLFSVLGNRRPDYRWIIIGPAGSGSSFHIDPNSTSAWNAVIRGSKKWILFPPDVVPPGVHPSPDGAEVACPVSIIEWFMNFYDATKDWKKRPIECICKAGEVIFVPNGWWHLVINLEESVAITQNYVSSRIKCPN; encoded by the exons ATGCTAAGTTGTAGGAGAAGCTTACTGTCTCAaaccataaaaagaaaaactaagaacaaacccaaaaacaaaactaaagtGAAAACTCACAAAAAGGTTTCTAGAACACGAGATTACATTCCCAAAAACATGCATCTCGAAGATAATGAAGAAGAAGTAGGATTCAACCTCAAATCCTCAGCTCCTTCTCGTTCTCATGGGGTTCAACCGTTGGGAAACCTTTACTTCAACCCAGGCGCTATCAACTCAAGAAACATCGGCTTAGGTACTCTCCAAATCCTGTCTGACGAGCTTGTTCTTGAGATTTTAGGCCTTTTGGAAGGTACCCAGTTAGGTGTTTTAGCTACTGTTAGCAaatcattttatgttttcacTAGCCATGAACCCCTTTGGAGGAATCTTGTATTGGATAACCTGAAAGGACGATTTTTTTATAATCGGTCATGGAAAGTTACTTACATATCTACATTTCATCCTTCATTTGATGTTTCAAGGAGTGCCCGTTCTTCGGGTTTGAGAGTAAGGGATTTTTATTCTGACTATTTGTTTCAGAGTTGGCTGTGCGCTAATCTTGAAATGAAACCTGAATGGCTTGAAAGAGATAATATAATTCGAAAAAGAGGGATTAGTGTTGATGATTTTCTGACAAACTTCGAAGAACCTAATAAGCCGGTTTTGTTGGAAGGGTGCATGGATAATTGGGATGCATTGGGAAAGTGGGATAGAGAttatttggttaatttatgtGGCGATGCTCTGTTTGCAGTTGGACCAGTTAAGATGAGGCTAGATGATTATTTTAGCTATGCAGATCAAGTAAAAGAAGAGAGGCCATTGTACTTATTTGATCCGAAATTTGCAGAAAAAATTCCAACTTTAGGCTCAGAGTACGATGTTCCAGTTTACTTCAGAGAGGATTTGTTTAGTGTTTTGGGTAATCGGAGGCCAGATTATAGGTGGATTATAATTGGACCAGCTGGGTCTGGATCATCCTTCCATATTGATCCTAATTCAACATCTGCCTGGAATGCGGTGATTAGAGGATCTAAGAAATGGATTTTATTCCCGCCTGATGTGGTTCCACCTGGGGTGCACCCGAGCCCAGATGGAGCGGAAGTGGCATGTCCTGTTTCTATAATTGAGTGGTTCatgaatttttatgatgcaACAAAGGATTGGAAAAAGAGACCTATTGAGTGTATTTGTAAGGCTGGAGAAGTGATCTTTGTGCCAAATGGATGGTGGCATCTAGTGATTAACCTAGAAGAATCTGTTGCCATTACACAGAACTATGTTAGCAG TAGGATTAAATGCCCTAACTGA
- the LOC105766589 gene encoding arginine-specific demethylase JMJ22 isoform X1: MLSCRRSLLSQTIKRKTKNKPKNKTKVKTHKKVSRTRDYIPKNMHLEDNEEEVGFNLKSSAPSRSHGVQPLGNLYFNPGAINSRNIGLGTLQILSDELVLEILGLLEGTQLGVLATVSKSFYVFTSHEPLWRNLVLDNLKGRFFYNRSWKVTYISTFHPSFDVSRSARSSGLRVRDFYSDYLFQSWLCANLEMKPEWLERDNIIRKRGISVDDFLTNFEEPNKPVLLEGCMDNWDALGKWDRDYLVNLCGDALFAVGPVKMRLDDYFSYADQVKEERPLYLFDPKFAEKIPTLGSEYDVPVYFREDLFSVLGNRRPDYRWIIIGPAGSGSSFHIDPNSTSAWNAVIRGSKKWILFPPDVVPPGVHPSPDGAEVACPVSIIEWFMNFYDATKDWKKRPIECICKAGEVIFVPNGWWHLVINLEESVAITQNYVSRRNLLNVLDFLKKPNASKLVSGTTDRINLYENFKNAIEASFPGTIDGLRLKAKQKKMSFWDSVTDSKVGAFKFSF, encoded by the exons ATGCTAAGTTGTAGGAGAAGCTTACTGTCTCAaaccataaaaagaaaaactaagaacaaacccaaaaacaaaactaaagtGAAAACTCACAAAAAGGTTTCTAGAACACGAGATTACATTCCCAAAAACATGCATCTCGAAGATAATGAAGAAGAAGTAGGATTCAACCTCAAATCCTCAGCTCCTTCTCGTTCTCATGGGGTTCAACCGTTGGGAAACCTTTACTTCAACCCAGGCGCTATCAACTCAAGAAACATCGGCTTAGGTACTCTCCAAATCCTGTCTGACGAGCTTGTTCTTGAGATTTTAGGCCTTTTGGAAGGTACCCAGTTAGGTGTTTTAGCTACTGTTAGCAaatcattttatgttttcacTAGCCATGAACCCCTTTGGAGGAATCTTGTATTGGATAACCTGAAAGGACGATTTTTTTATAATCGGTCATGGAAAGTTACTTACATATCTACATTTCATCCTTCATTTGATGTTTCAAGGAGTGCCCGTTCTTCGGGTTTGAGAGTAAGGGATTTTTATTCTGACTATTTGTTTCAGAGTTGGCTGTGCGCTAATCTTGAAATGAAACCTGAATGGCTTGAAAGAGATAATATAATTCGAAAAAGAGGGATTAGTGTTGATGATTTTCTGACAAACTTCGAAGAACCTAATAAGCCGGTTTTGTTGGAAGGGTGCATGGATAATTGGGATGCATTGGGAAAGTGGGATAGAGAttatttggttaatttatgtGGCGATGCTCTGTTTGCAGTTGGACCAGTTAAGATGAGGCTAGATGATTATTTTAGCTATGCAGATCAAGTAAAAGAAGAGAGGCCATTGTACTTATTTGATCCGAAATTTGCAGAAAAAATTCCAACTTTAGGCTCAGAGTACGATGTTCCAGTTTACTTCAGAGAGGATTTGTTTAGTGTTTTGGGTAATCGGAGGCCAGATTATAGGTGGATTATAATTGGACCAGCTGGGTCTGGATCATCCTTCCATATTGATCCTAATTCAACATCTGCCTGGAATGCGGTGATTAGAGGATCTAAGAAATGGATTTTATTCCCGCCTGATGTGGTTCCACCTGGGGTGCACCCGAGCCCAGATGGAGCGGAAGTGGCATGTCCTGTTTCTATAATTGAGTGGTTCatgaatttttatgatgcaACAAAGGATTGGAAAAAGAGACCTATTGAGTGTATTTGTAAGGCTGGAGAAGTGATCTTTGTGCCAAATGGATGGTGGCATCTAGTGATTAACCTAGAAGAATCTGTTGCCATTACACAGAACTATGTTAGCAG GAGAAATTTATTGAATGTTCTCGATTTTCTTAAGAAGCCGAATGCTAGCAAGCTTGTTTCTGGGACAACAGACAGAATAAActtgtatgaaaattttaagaatgcTATAGAGGCTTCTTTCCCTGGAACAATTGATGGACTGAGACTGAAAGCAAAGCAGAAAAAAATGTCTTTCTGGGATTCAGTGACTGATTCCAAGGTGGGTGCCTTCAAGTTCTCTTTCTAA
- the LOC105766588 gene encoding uncharacterized protein LOC105766588 has translation MAKVAAHGALTSASLQIGGDALKVGPTVKRKTPSELRGEQLKRTNVAELVSKSLAPSEMDNGLKKTDPPRNPRYIDTRMDEVYPAKKSRFKLSGKENAKENSSIPQPISLKKISAFSNFAAERSPQNSVASVDVPKDDVLGARPTLEKCSHGTFLTVTELSSGGQKLSGLATVEMDKALKGLASCEAFPTRPPESAGKIDDLSTGNFCSEFHVTGLKVPLDFTLKTYMRLVSSSSVNWLNRLITCGTYNGVPQFASHSGSSEDQNISSASQTRLTSQVLNSKALHSWIYPQSTLPPSLVAILVSSAADGVEMDFLRKRIGAWEESFRSLYYMFRENACSVFYVCTSHFVVMFTSVDGSGRSRSYQAYISQSTRGLRSSLKEHDVSFSMPLCRSQVEQVTTEDLVELSEIEKRNLGQTRRMNSFSDVDNTPQSLLAFSGNRNVHGLYDILLNYRSFLTFLNAVDVPVLYSPVPFQHAALSAPEVRCMEIKRADHGTYLSHGSSTLNDGHSTPISSAGLCYSVEIKDSHIPPWIISKICALMASKGQSFEASFTTEHTSVGLNTALGVVSQIADSEVTVEDSQETAYTFGIPEAIVSPCLHSGLLKGLSYCNGSYTVSLSPV, from the exons ATGGCAAAGGTAGCTGCGCATGGTGCATTAACTTCTGCTTCGTTGCAAATCGGTGGGGATGCCCTGAAAGTTGGTCCAACAGTTAAAAGGAAGACCCCTTCGGAACTCAGA GGGGAACAGTTAAAGCGAACCAATGTTGCTGAGCTTGTTAGTAAATCTTTGGCCCCAAG TGAGATGGATAATGGACTCAAGAAAACAGATCCTCCAAGGAATCCTAGATATATTGACACCCGTATGGATGAAGTATATCCTGCCAAGAAATCAAGGTTCAAACTTTCAGGAAAAGAAAATGCCAAG GAAAATAGTTCAATTCCGCAGCCTATCAGCCTAAAGAAAATCTCcgcattttcaaattttgctgCTGAGAGAAG TCCACAGAATTCTGTTGCTTCTGTTGATGTTCCAAAAGATGATGTTCTCGGTGCCCGTCCTACACTTGAAAAATGTAGCCATGGTACATTTCTTACTGTTACTGAGCTTTCATCAGGGGGTCAAAAGTTATCAGGCTTGGCAACTGTTGAAATG GATAAAGCTTTGAAAGGACTAGCTTCCTGTGAAGCATTCCCAACTAGACCTCCTGAGTCTGCTGGAAAAATTGATGACCTTTCAACTGGAAACTTCTGCTCTGAATTCCATGTGACTGGCCTGAAGGTTCCTCTGGATTTTACTTTGAAAACTTATATGCGATTGGTGTCCTCATCGTCCGTGAATTG GTTAAATAGGTTAATTACGTGTGGTACATACAATGGTGTGCCTCAGTTTGCATCCCATTCTGGTTCCTCTGAAGATCAAAATATTAGCAGTGCTTCACAGACCAGACTGACTTCCCAAGTTTTGAATTCTAAAGCATTACATTCATGGATTTACCCTCAATCTACCTTACCGCCATCTCTCGTGGCAATATTGGTCTCATCAGCAGCAGATGGAG TTGAAATGGATTTCTTAAGAAAGCGAATTGGAGCATGGGAGGAGTCATTTCGGAGTCTTTATTATATGTTTCGGGAAAACGCTTGTAGCGTCTTTTATG TGTGCACTTCACATTTTGTGGTAATGTTCACTTCTGTTGATGGTTCGGGAAGAAGTAGATCATACCAAGCTTATATCTCCCAGTCAACAAGAGGTTTGAGATCTTCACTAAAAGAGCAT GATGTTTCTTTTTCTATGCCTCTTTGCCGCTCTCAAGTAGAACAAGTAACTACTGAAGATCTTGTAGAGCTGTCAGAAATTGAGAAGCGTAATTTGGGTCAG ACTCGACGCATGAATTCCTTCTCTGATGTTGATAATACTCCACAGTCTCTGCTGGCTTTCAGTGGAAACCGGAATGTTCATGGCTTGTATGATATCTTGTTAAATTATAG ATctttcttgacctttttgaatGCGGTGGATGTTCCTGTATTATATTCTCCTGTACCCTTTCAACATGCTGCTCTTTCTGCTCCAGAG GTTAGATGCATGGAGATCAAAAGAGCTGATCACGGTACTTATCTTTCCCATGGATCATCCACCTTGAACGATGGTCATTCCACACCAATTTCATCTGCTGGCCTTTGCTATAGTGTTGAAATCAAGGATTCACATATTCCACCTTGGATTATCAGCAAAATATGTGCTCTAATGGCCTCTAAAGGACAAAGCTTTGAAGCAAG CTTTACAACGGAGCACACTTCAGTTGGCTTAAATACGGCTCTTGGAGTGGTTTCTCAGATAGCCGATAGTGAAGTCACAGTTGAAGACTCACAAGAAACAGCCTATACATTCGGTATTCCCGAAGCAATTGTTTCCCCTTGTTTGCATTCAGGCTTATTAAAGGGTTTGAGCTACTGCAATGGTTCTTATACGGTGTCTCTCTCACCCGTATGA